A part of Nerophis lumbriciformis linkage group LG25, RoL_Nlum_v2.1, whole genome shotgun sequence genomic DNA contains:
- the LOC133621863 gene encoding B-cell receptor CD22-like isoform X1 yields MSLKTGFVVLLLCVPGLLGDEWAGAYTEKEICAIKGSTVKLQCSFTFPPTEDGRDIKVKETFWFTKYPEEDLRLDPQYFGGVQSECHGNNCSLTIADVRWSDEYTFRFTTNHSKGGFNVTPAVKVTVTDLKVQVTESRFRNMYDLKCVSSTCSPWSPSSYVWYKNGEEIPNEKSQLYKRGYDYINSYSCAVRGHEQDVSPPECMYWSCNKVVYYKRHICAIQGSSVDISCEYTSYVNTQTQFWFRTDSSDPGNPSIIEDPRYELPSETSGKSTLRINDVRQSDSAEYRFKFTFSYNFEWRSISPGSTLTVTAVQVQVMSVRVEDSHLVAQMLCHTSCFPEAPLSFVWHHNGAYINQGTIIEVTLSPGDYITCATQQVNDVTTSPVLYVLKRPSVSLNDTGDILEGRPLTLTCYIENFDYSSATVDYCWYKKKNVSSDDEVLSNDRQLVLPSIKSSDSAEYWCTVENQLGKKTSEPVFIDVQYPPRSLSLSVSPSRVIVEGQSVNLTCSSKANPAASYTWYKDRQTLPQTLQEHYSFTSIHPEDAGTFHCMSENKHGRVTSSSVFIDVQYAPRLPVISAAPSSEASQGSSVWLTCSSDANPQAKYSWWKRSEEQIGVKDLHRASATFNLTDLGLEASGDYVCVATSSRGSSNSSVRLQVKACSWSVTMATTVGSVAGLVLVLVVLVLTAFLVWRKKRSSKESRAKSSAGADCGEASTREQKEVVYSQVHFTTSSEGPVYANITPAMPRRHLVEESEDGVEYATVRKAR; encoded by the exons ATGAGTCTGAAGACAGGCTTTGTGGTCCTCCTTCTCTGCGTGCCAG GGCTGCTCGGTGATGAGTGGGCGGGGGCCTACACTGAGAAGGAGATCTGTGCAATTAAAGGATCCACTGTGAAGCTTCAGTGCTCCTTTACGTTCCCGCCCACAGAAGACGGGCGTGACATCAAGGTCAAGGAAACATTTTGGTTCACCAAATATCCAGAGGAAGATCTGAGATTGGACCCTCAGTACTTTGGTGGTGTGCAGTCTGAGTGTCATGGCAACAACTGCAGTCTGACCATCGCAGACGTGAGATGGAGTGACGAGTACACGTTCAGATTCACAACCAACCATTCCAAAGGGGGGTTCAACGTCACGCCTGCTGTCAAAGTGACCGTCACTG ATCTGAAAGTACAAGTGACAGAGTCCAGGTTTAGAAATATGTATGATCTGAAGTGTGTCAGCAGCACTTGCAGTCCTTGGTCTCCTTCTTCATACGTCTGGTATAAGAATGGAGAGGAAATCCCAAATGAAAAGTCCCAATTGTACAAAAGAGGGTATGACTACATAAACAGTTACTCCTGTGCTGTAAGAGGACACGAGCAAGATGTGTCTCCTCCAGAGT GTATGTACTGGTCATGTAACAAGGTGGTTTACTACAAGAGACACATCTGTGCCATCCAAGGATCATCAGTGGACATTAGCTGTGAATACACGAGCTATGTAAATACCCAGACACAATTCTGGTTCCGTACAGATTCTAGTGACCCGGGGAACCCCTCCATCATTGAAGACCCTCGGTATGAATTACCTTCAGAGACTTCTGGAAAAAGCACACTGAGAATAAACGATGTGAGGCAGAGTGATTCTGCTGAGTACCGCTTCAAATTCACCTTTTCTTACAATTTTGAATGGAGGAGTATTTCACCTGGAAGCACCTTGACAGTAACAG CTGTGCAGGTGCAGGTGATGTCAGTCAGAGTTGAAGATTCTCACCTTGTTGCACAAATGTTGTGTCACACAAGCTGCTTTCCAGAAGCTCCTTTGTCTTTTGTGTGGCATCACAATGGAGCGTATATAAACCAAGGAACCATAATAGAAGTCACCTTGTCACCTGGAGACTACATCACCTGTGCTACACAACAAGTTAATGATGTCACCACCTCTCCTGTTCTGT ATGTTCTGAAAAGACCCTCAGTGTCTCTAAATGATACTGGTGACATATTGGAGGGTCGTCCACTGACACTGACCTGCTACATCGAGAACTTCGACTACTCCTCAGCAACAGTTGATTACTGCTGGTACAAGAAGAAGAATGTGTCTTCAGATGATGAAGTCCTCAGTAATGATCGACAACTGGTCCTCCCGTCCATCAAGTCTTCAGACTCAGCAGAGTATTGGTGTACTGTGGAGAACCAGCTGGGGAAGAAGACATCAGAACCCGTCTTCATTGATGTCCAAT ATCCTCCCAGGTCGTTGTCTTTGTCCGTCAGTCCGTCTCGTGTCATCGTTGAGGGACAGTCAGTGAATCTGACCTGCAGCAGCAAAGCTAACCCGGCCGCCAGCTACACCTGGTACAAGGACCGCCAAACTCTACCCCAAACACTCCAAGAACATTACAGTTTCACCTCCATCCATCCTGAAGATGCCGGAACATTCCACTGCATGTCTGAGAATAAACATGGACGTGTAACCTCTTCATCAGTCTTCATAGACGTCCAAT ATGCTCCGAGGCTTCCAGTTATCTCAGCGGCACCCTCCAGTGAAGCCAGCCAGGGCTCTTCGGTCTGGTTGACTTGTAGCAGCGACGCCAACCCGCAGGCTAAGTACAGTTGGTGGAAGAGGAGTGAAGAGCAGATTGGTGTTAAAGATCTGCATAGAGCATCTGCCACCTTCAACCTCACTGACCTTGGACTTGAGGCCAGCGGGGACTACGTGTGTGTGGCCACCAGCAGCAGAGGCAGCAGCAACTCCTCAGTGAGGCTCCAAGTGAAGGCCT GTTCCTGGagtgtcaccatggcaaccactGTGGGCTCAGTGGCTGGTCTTGTTCTTGTTCTGGTGGTCCTGGTTCTCACCGCCTTCCTGGTGTGGAG GAAAAAGAGGTCATCCAAGGAGTCCAGAGCAAAG TCCAGCGCGGGTGCAGATTGTGGCGAGGCTTCAACCCGGGAACAGAAAGAAGTCGTTTATTCCCAAGTCCACTTCACCACATCCAGCGAAGGTCCGGTCTACGCCAACATCACGCCAGCTATGCCCCGCAGACACTTGGTGGAGGAGTCGGAAGACGGCGTGGAGTACGCCACAGTCAGAAAAGCGCGATGA
- the LOC133621863 gene encoding cell adhesion molecule CEACAM5-like isoform X3 produces MSLKTGFVVLLLCVPGLLGDEWAGAYTEKEICAIKGSTVKLQCSFTFPPTEDGRDIKVKETFWFTKYPEEDLRLDPQYFGGVQSECHGNNCSLTIADVRWSDEYTFRFTTNHSKGGFNVTPAVKVTVTDLKVQVTESRFRNMYDLKCVSSTCSPWSPSSYVWYKNGEEIPNEKSQLYKRGYDYINSYSCAVRGHEQDVSPPECMYWSCNKVVYYKRHICAIQGSSVDISCEYTSYVNTQTQFWFRTDSSDPGNPSIIEDPRYELPSETSGKSTLRINDVRQSDSAEYRFKFTFSYNFEWRSISPGSTLTVTAVQVQVMSVRVEDSHLVAQMLCHTSCFPEAPLSFVWHHNGAYINQGTIIEVTLSPGDYITCATQQVNDVTTSPVLYVLKRPSVSLNDTGDILEGRPLTLTCYIENFDYSSATVDYCWYKKKNVSSDDEVLSNDRQLVLPSIKSSDSAEYWCTVENQLGKKTSEPVFIDVQYAPRLPVISAAPSSEASQGSSVWLTCSSDANPQAKYSWWKRSEEQIGVKDLHRASATFNLTDLGLEASGDYVCVATSSRGSSNSSVRLQVKACSWSVTMATTVGSVAGLVLVLVVLVLTAFLVWRKKRSSKESRAKSSAGADCGEASTREQKEVVYSQVHFTTSSEGPVYANITPAMPRRHLVEESEDGVEYATVRKAR; encoded by the exons ATGAGTCTGAAGACAGGCTTTGTGGTCCTCCTTCTCTGCGTGCCAG GGCTGCTCGGTGATGAGTGGGCGGGGGCCTACACTGAGAAGGAGATCTGTGCAATTAAAGGATCCACTGTGAAGCTTCAGTGCTCCTTTACGTTCCCGCCCACAGAAGACGGGCGTGACATCAAGGTCAAGGAAACATTTTGGTTCACCAAATATCCAGAGGAAGATCTGAGATTGGACCCTCAGTACTTTGGTGGTGTGCAGTCTGAGTGTCATGGCAACAACTGCAGTCTGACCATCGCAGACGTGAGATGGAGTGACGAGTACACGTTCAGATTCACAACCAACCATTCCAAAGGGGGGTTCAACGTCACGCCTGCTGTCAAAGTGACCGTCACTG ATCTGAAAGTACAAGTGACAGAGTCCAGGTTTAGAAATATGTATGATCTGAAGTGTGTCAGCAGCACTTGCAGTCCTTGGTCTCCTTCTTCATACGTCTGGTATAAGAATGGAGAGGAAATCCCAAATGAAAAGTCCCAATTGTACAAAAGAGGGTATGACTACATAAACAGTTACTCCTGTGCTGTAAGAGGACACGAGCAAGATGTGTCTCCTCCAGAGT GTATGTACTGGTCATGTAACAAGGTGGTTTACTACAAGAGACACATCTGTGCCATCCAAGGATCATCAGTGGACATTAGCTGTGAATACACGAGCTATGTAAATACCCAGACACAATTCTGGTTCCGTACAGATTCTAGTGACCCGGGGAACCCCTCCATCATTGAAGACCCTCGGTATGAATTACCTTCAGAGACTTCTGGAAAAAGCACACTGAGAATAAACGATGTGAGGCAGAGTGATTCTGCTGAGTACCGCTTCAAATTCACCTTTTCTTACAATTTTGAATGGAGGAGTATTTCACCTGGAAGCACCTTGACAGTAACAG CTGTGCAGGTGCAGGTGATGTCAGTCAGAGTTGAAGATTCTCACCTTGTTGCACAAATGTTGTGTCACACAAGCTGCTTTCCAGAAGCTCCTTTGTCTTTTGTGTGGCATCACAATGGAGCGTATATAAACCAAGGAACCATAATAGAAGTCACCTTGTCACCTGGAGACTACATCACCTGTGCTACACAACAAGTTAATGATGTCACCACCTCTCCTGTTCTGT ATGTTCTGAAAAGACCCTCAGTGTCTCTAAATGATACTGGTGACATATTGGAGGGTCGTCCACTGACACTGACCTGCTACATCGAGAACTTCGACTACTCCTCAGCAACAGTTGATTACTGCTGGTACAAGAAGAAGAATGTGTCTTCAGATGATGAAGTCCTCAGTAATGATCGACAACTGGTCCTCCCGTCCATCAAGTCTTCAGACTCAGCAGAGTATTGGTGTACTGTGGAGAACCAGCTGGGGAAGAAGACATCAGAACCCGTCTTCATTGATGTCCAAT ATGCTCCGAGGCTTCCAGTTATCTCAGCGGCACCCTCCAGTGAAGCCAGCCAGGGCTCTTCGGTCTGGTTGACTTGTAGCAGCGACGCCAACCCGCAGGCTAAGTACAGTTGGTGGAAGAGGAGTGAAGAGCAGATTGGTGTTAAAGATCTGCATAGAGCATCTGCCACCTTCAACCTCACTGACCTTGGACTTGAGGCCAGCGGGGACTACGTGTGTGTGGCCACCAGCAGCAGAGGCAGCAGCAACTCCTCAGTGAGGCTCCAAGTGAAGGCCT GTTCCTGGagtgtcaccatggcaaccactGTGGGCTCAGTGGCTGGTCTTGTTCTTGTTCTGGTGGTCCTGGTTCTCACCGCCTTCCTGGTGTGGAG GAAAAAGAGGTCATCCAAGGAGTCCAGAGCAAAG TCCAGCGCGGGTGCAGATTGTGGCGAGGCTTCAACCCGGGAACAGAAAGAAGTCGTTTATTCCCAAGTCCACTTCACCACATCCAGCGAAGGTCCGGTCTACGCCAACATCACGCCAGCTATGCCCCGCAGACACTTGGTGGAGGAGTCGGAAGACGGCGTGGAGTACGCCACAGTCAGAAAAGCGCGATGA
- the LOC133621863 gene encoding B-cell receptor CD22-like isoform X2, which yields MLPDQSHWGLLGDEWAGAYTEKEICAIKGSTVKLQCSFTFPPTEDGRDIKVKETFWFTKYPEEDLRLDPQYFGGVQSECHGNNCSLTIADVRWSDEYTFRFTTNHSKGGFNVTPAVKVTVTDLKVQVTESRFRNMYDLKCVSSTCSPWSPSSYVWYKNGEEIPNEKSQLYKRGYDYINSYSCAVRGHEQDVSPPECMYWSCNKVVYYKRHICAIQGSSVDISCEYTSYVNTQTQFWFRTDSSDPGNPSIIEDPRYELPSETSGKSTLRINDVRQSDSAEYRFKFTFSYNFEWRSISPGSTLTVTAVQVQVMSVRVEDSHLVAQMLCHTSCFPEAPLSFVWHHNGAYINQGTIIEVTLSPGDYITCATQQVNDVTTSPVLYVLKRPSVSLNDTGDILEGRPLTLTCYIENFDYSSATVDYCWYKKKNVSSDDEVLSNDRQLVLPSIKSSDSAEYWCTVENQLGKKTSEPVFIDVQYPPRSLSLSVSPSRVIVEGQSVNLTCSSKANPAASYTWYKDRQTLPQTLQEHYSFTSIHPEDAGTFHCMSENKHGRVTSSSVFIDVQYAPRLPVISAAPSSEASQGSSVWLTCSSDANPQAKYSWWKRSEEQIGVKDLHRASATFNLTDLGLEASGDYVCVATSSRGSSNSSVRLQVKACSWSVTMATTVGSVAGLVLVLVVLVLTAFLVWRKKRSSKESRAKSSAGADCGEASTREQKEVVYSQVHFTTSSEGPVYANITPAMPRRHLVEESEDGVEYATVRKAR from the exons atgttaccagatcaaagtcactggg GGCTGCTCGGTGATGAGTGGGCGGGGGCCTACACTGAGAAGGAGATCTGTGCAATTAAAGGATCCACTGTGAAGCTTCAGTGCTCCTTTACGTTCCCGCCCACAGAAGACGGGCGTGACATCAAGGTCAAGGAAACATTTTGGTTCACCAAATATCCAGAGGAAGATCTGAGATTGGACCCTCAGTACTTTGGTGGTGTGCAGTCTGAGTGTCATGGCAACAACTGCAGTCTGACCATCGCAGACGTGAGATGGAGTGACGAGTACACGTTCAGATTCACAACCAACCATTCCAAAGGGGGGTTCAACGTCACGCCTGCTGTCAAAGTGACCGTCACTG ATCTGAAAGTACAAGTGACAGAGTCCAGGTTTAGAAATATGTATGATCTGAAGTGTGTCAGCAGCACTTGCAGTCCTTGGTCTCCTTCTTCATACGTCTGGTATAAGAATGGAGAGGAAATCCCAAATGAAAAGTCCCAATTGTACAAAAGAGGGTATGACTACATAAACAGTTACTCCTGTGCTGTAAGAGGACACGAGCAAGATGTGTCTCCTCCAGAGT GTATGTACTGGTCATGTAACAAGGTGGTTTACTACAAGAGACACATCTGTGCCATCCAAGGATCATCAGTGGACATTAGCTGTGAATACACGAGCTATGTAAATACCCAGACACAATTCTGGTTCCGTACAGATTCTAGTGACCCGGGGAACCCCTCCATCATTGAAGACCCTCGGTATGAATTACCTTCAGAGACTTCTGGAAAAAGCACACTGAGAATAAACGATGTGAGGCAGAGTGATTCTGCTGAGTACCGCTTCAAATTCACCTTTTCTTACAATTTTGAATGGAGGAGTATTTCACCTGGAAGCACCTTGACAGTAACAG CTGTGCAGGTGCAGGTGATGTCAGTCAGAGTTGAAGATTCTCACCTTGTTGCACAAATGTTGTGTCACACAAGCTGCTTTCCAGAAGCTCCTTTGTCTTTTGTGTGGCATCACAATGGAGCGTATATAAACCAAGGAACCATAATAGAAGTCACCTTGTCACCTGGAGACTACATCACCTGTGCTACACAACAAGTTAATGATGTCACCACCTCTCCTGTTCTGT ATGTTCTGAAAAGACCCTCAGTGTCTCTAAATGATACTGGTGACATATTGGAGGGTCGTCCACTGACACTGACCTGCTACATCGAGAACTTCGACTACTCCTCAGCAACAGTTGATTACTGCTGGTACAAGAAGAAGAATGTGTCTTCAGATGATGAAGTCCTCAGTAATGATCGACAACTGGTCCTCCCGTCCATCAAGTCTTCAGACTCAGCAGAGTATTGGTGTACTGTGGAGAACCAGCTGGGGAAGAAGACATCAGAACCCGTCTTCATTGATGTCCAAT ATCCTCCCAGGTCGTTGTCTTTGTCCGTCAGTCCGTCTCGTGTCATCGTTGAGGGACAGTCAGTGAATCTGACCTGCAGCAGCAAAGCTAACCCGGCCGCCAGCTACACCTGGTACAAGGACCGCCAAACTCTACCCCAAACACTCCAAGAACATTACAGTTTCACCTCCATCCATCCTGAAGATGCCGGAACATTCCACTGCATGTCTGAGAATAAACATGGACGTGTAACCTCTTCATCAGTCTTCATAGACGTCCAAT ATGCTCCGAGGCTTCCAGTTATCTCAGCGGCACCCTCCAGTGAAGCCAGCCAGGGCTCTTCGGTCTGGTTGACTTGTAGCAGCGACGCCAACCCGCAGGCTAAGTACAGTTGGTGGAAGAGGAGTGAAGAGCAGATTGGTGTTAAAGATCTGCATAGAGCATCTGCCACCTTCAACCTCACTGACCTTGGACTTGAGGCCAGCGGGGACTACGTGTGTGTGGCCACCAGCAGCAGAGGCAGCAGCAACTCCTCAGTGAGGCTCCAAGTGAAGGCCT GTTCCTGGagtgtcaccatggcaaccactGTGGGCTCAGTGGCTGGTCTTGTTCTTGTTCTGGTGGTCCTGGTTCTCACCGCCTTCCTGGTGTGGAG GAAAAAGAGGTCATCCAAGGAGTCCAGAGCAAAG TCCAGCGCGGGTGCAGATTGTGGCGAGGCTTCAACCCGGGAACAGAAAGAAGTCGTTTATTCCCAAGTCCACTTCACCACATCCAGCGAAGGTCCGGTCTACGCCAACATCACGCCAGCTATGCCCCGCAGACACTTGGTGGAGGAGTCGGAAGACGGCGTGGAGTACGCCACAGTCAGAAAAGCGCGATGA